The following are encoded in a window of Rubellicoccus peritrichatus genomic DNA:
- a CDS encoding CgeB family protein: MFSNLRILYVGPLFAGSTALHRMNALRDLDCFVSAIDTTLPFTRFGESGKINKCKRFFLSRTNNLLDWKCVHSRILNAARAEKWDILWIDKGQGLKPEILTDFRKLQPSAKLVNYSPDDMFNPANQTDRYLSALDIYDLFVTTKSYNIAEFREAGVQDVFFVGNAYEPSIHKPFRLLEEEREQWRSDVVFVGAVEADRLRSLEFLAQQKISLGLYGGGKAWQSLSELYANVRSNCEFIADQSYSKVLCASSIALGFLRKQNRDLQTTRSIEIPACGVFMLAERTDEHLALFDEGKEAEFFSSDEELWEKIRFYLKNVDKREAIARAGRRRCLQSGYSNAERLRLVLEYLV; this comes from the coding sequence ATGTTTTCTAATCTGAGAATTCTTTATGTAGGGCCGCTTTTTGCTGGCAGTACTGCACTTCACCGAATGAATGCTTTACGGGACTTAGATTGCTTTGTTTCAGCAATTGATACGACTCTCCCATTTACTCGCTTTGGGGAAAGTGGGAAGATTAATAAGTGTAAGCGTTTTTTCTTGTCACGAACAAATAATTTATTGGATTGGAAGTGTGTTCATTCAAGGATATTGAATGCAGCTAGGGCTGAGAAATGGGATATTCTTTGGATTGATAAAGGGCAGGGGCTTAAGCCTGAAATTCTCACTGACTTTAGAAAACTTCAACCATCAGCGAAGCTAGTGAATTATTCGCCGGACGATATGTTTAATCCAGCCAATCAAACAGATCGTTATCTTAGTGCGTTAGACATTTATGATCTTTTTGTTACGACGAAGTCCTACAATATTGCTGAATTTAGGGAGGCAGGAGTACAGGATGTTTTCTTTGTCGGAAATGCATATGAACCATCTATTCACAAACCATTTAGATTGCTGGAAGAAGAGCGTGAGCAATGGAGAAGTGATGTCGTATTTGTTGGTGCAGTCGAAGCTGATCGATTACGCTCTTTGGAGTTTTTAGCTCAGCAGAAGATATCATTAGGGCTCTATGGTGGCGGAAAAGCTTGGCAAAGTTTATCGGAGCTTTACGCGAATGTAAGGTCAAATTGTGAATTTATTGCTGATCAAAGCTATTCAAAAGTTCTCTGTGCATCAAGTATCGCACTTGGCTTTCTTCGTAAGCAAAATCGTGATTTGCAAACAACTCGGAGTATTGAGATCCCAGCTTGCGGCGTATTTATGTTGGCGGAGCGAACAGATGAGCATTTAGCTCTTTTTGACGAGGGGAAAGAAGCAGAATTCTTTTCGTCAGATGAAGAGCTTTGGGAGAAAATACGCTTTTACCTGAAAAATGTTGATAAGCGCGAAGCGA